One stretch of Microcebus murinus isolate Inina chromosome 12, M.murinus_Inina_mat1.0, whole genome shotgun sequence DNA includes these proteins:
- the PIERCE1 gene encoding piercer of microtubule wall 1 protein yields the protein MSEEESPQECGDPVQRDPRVPPEKTSDCYRVSEALPARFNNPAWFRGYRSKQAVSLYRTSNQTYGSRAPTVHEMPKAFYPKTYKFSRQLAACGMFRDNTLNVYMDKSLVTGPDNYITSFDPLNFHPSYNVNKPSVCE from the exons ATGTCCGAGGAGGAGAGCCCCCAAGAGTGCGGGGATCCTGTGCAGCGGGACCCCAGGGTCCCCCCGGAGAAAACCAGCGACTGCTACCGCGTGAGCGAGGCCCTGCCCGCCAGGTTCAACAACCCCGCGTGGTTCCGGGGCTACAG GTCCAAGCAGGCTGTCTCACTGTACAGGACCAGTAACCAGACGTACGGGAGCAGAGCCCCCACCGTGCACGAGATGCCC aaagcattttatcCAAAAACGTATAAATTTTCCAGACAACTTGCAGCCTGTGGAATGTTCCGGGACAACACTTTGAACGTGTACATGGACAAAAGCCTCGTGACTGGCCCCGACAACTATATTACCTCCTTCGACCCGCTCAACTTCCACCCCAGTTACAATGTCAACAAGCCATCCGTCTGCGAGTGA
- the MRPS2 gene encoding small ribosomal subunit protein uS2m codes for MAPASAALPRLLGAGAWPRSRWLGFVKATPGPARPSCRTLGSSPTPAVSEPEDSSEFSDKILNEPLKHSDFFRVKELFSVKSLFDARVHLGHKAGCRHRFMEPYIFGSRLDQDIIDLEQTAVHLQLALNFTAHVAYRKGIILFVSRNRQFSNLIENVARDCGEYAHTRYFKGGLLTNAPLLFGPMVRLPDLIIFLHTLNNVFEPHVAVRDAAKMNIPTVGIVDTNCNPCLITYPVPGNDDSPPAVHLYCRLFRTVISRAKEKRKQVEILHRLQGQQGAGGRGPDPPEGPQGRPQPPSSQTKEWPSPSALGIPSPALGPQHF; via the exons ATGGCGCCCGCCAGCGCCGCGCTGCCCCGGCTGCTGGGTGCGG GTGCCTGGCCCCGGTCACGCTGGCTGGGTTTCGTTAAGGCGACCCCCGGGCCGGCTCGGCCGAGCTGCAGGACACTTGGAAGCTCCCCAACCCCTGCGGTCAGCGAGCCCGAGGACAGCAGCG AGTTCAGTGACAAGATTCTGAATGAGCCTCTCAAGCACTCAGACTTCTTCCGTGTCAAGGAACTGTTTTCTGTCAAAAGTCTCTTCGATGCCCGAGTGCACCTGGGGCACAAAGCCGGCTGTCGGCACAG GTTTATGGAGCCATACATTTTCGGGAGCCGCCTGGACCAGGACATAATTGACCTGGAGCAGACAGCCGTGCACCTCCAGCTGGCCTTGAATTTCACCGCCCATGTGGCCTACCGCAAGGGCATCATCTTGTTTGTGAGCCGCAACCGGCAGTTCTCGAACCTGATCGAGAACGTGGCCCGTGACTGTGGCGAGTACGCCCACACCCGCTACTTCAAGGGCGGCCTGCTGACCAACGCGCCCCTCCTCTTCGGCCCCATGGTCCGCCTGCCGGACCTCATCATCTTCCTGCACACGCTCAACAACGTCTTCGAGCCCCACGTGGCCGTGAGGGACGCGGCCAAGATGAACATCCCCACTGTGGGCATCGTGGACACCAACTGCAACCCCTGCCTCATCACCTACCCCGTCCCTGGCAACGATGACTCGCCCCCGGCCGTCCACCTCTACTGCAGGCTCTTCCGGACGGTCATCAGCCGGGCCAAGGAGAAGCGGAAGCAGGTCGAGATCCTGCATCGGCTGCAGGGacagcagggggctgggggccgggggccAGACCCACCTGAAGGCCCCCAGGGTAGGCCTCAGCCGCCCTCCTCCCAGACCAAAGAGTGGCCAAGCCCGTCTGCGCTGGgcatcccctccccagccctggggccccAGCATTTCTAG